The following coding sequences lie in one Glycine max cultivar Williams 82 chromosome 19, Glycine_max_v4.0, whole genome shotgun sequence genomic window:
- the LOC100798313 gene encoding uncharacterized protein, translating into MKTLIYHVLTGRWFMLFASLLIMAAAGAAYMFGMYSNEVKTSLGYDQTTLNLFSFFKDVGATVGIISGLVNEITPPWVVLSIGVIMNFFGYFMIFLAVTGRIAKPQVWQMCLYICIGSNSQTFANTGGTVTCVKNFPGSRGNVLGLLKGYVGLSGAIIAQLYHAFYGDHNPQALILLIAWLPAAVSFLFLPTIRIFNTVHHPNENKVFYHLLYISLVLAGFLMVLIIMQNKLRFTRPEYIADGVVVFFFLLLPLVVVFREEINQLKAKTQGLTDSVKVVTEVIPPPNVVEQEVPSTTTSSHEKSSCFGNILKPPKRGEDYTILQALFSIDMLILFIATTFGAGGALTAIDNLGQIGRSLGYPRKSITTCVSLLSIWNYLGRVVAGYASEIFLTKYKLPRPYMLTLVLLLSCVGHILIAIGAPNSLYLASVIIGFCLGAQWPLMFAIISEIFGLKYYSTLFNFGAVASPVGSYILNVKVAGVLYDKEALKQLKAKGLTREEGKDLTCVGVQCYKMAFIIITASTLFACIVSFVLVVRTRKFYKGDIYRKFRVEHETGENEMGITKTRNSPSG; encoded by the coding sequence ATGAAGACTTTGATCTACCATGTTCTCACGGGGCGTTGGTTCATGCTCTTTGCATCTTTACTCATCATGGCCGCAGCAGGAGCAGCCTACATGTTCGGCATGTACTCTAACGAGGTCAAAACCTCTTTAGGGTACGACCAAACCACTCTTAACTTGTTCAGCTTCTTCAAAGACGTTGGTGCCACCGTTGGAATCATATCAGGGTTAGTCAACGAGATAACTCCACCTTGGGTAGTTCTGTCAATTGGGGTCATCATGAACTTCTTTGGCTACTTCATGATATTTCTTGCTGTCACTGGCCGCATTGCCAAACCCCAAGTTTGGCAAATGTGTCTCTACATTTGCATTGGCTCAAATTCTCAAACTTTTGCTAACACAGGTGGTACTGTCACGTGTGTGAAAAACTTCCCTGGAAGCCGTGGCAATGTTTTAGGCCTACTCAAAGGTTACGTTGGTCTAAGTGGTGCCATCATTGCACAGCTCTACCATGCCTTCTACGGTGATCATAACCCTCAGGCTCTTATTTTACTCATTGCGTGGCTTCCTGCTgctgtttcctttcttttccttccaaCAATTCGGATATTCAACACAGTTCACCACCCAAATGAGAACAAAGTTTTCTACCACCTTCTATATATATCACTAGTCCTTGCCGGGTTTCTCATGGTTCTTATCATCATGCAAAACAAGCTCAGGTTTACAAGGCCTGAATACATAGCCGATGGGGTTGtggttttcttctttctccttctcccacTTGTTGTGGTGTTTAGAGAAGAAATAAACCAATTGAAAGCCAAAACGCAAGGTTTGACCGATTCAGTAAAAGTAGTCACTGAAGTTATTCCACCTCCAAATGTGGTGGAGCAAGAAGTCCCATCAACTACCACAAGCTCCCACGAGAAAAGTTCTTGTTTTGGGAATATACTCAAACCCCCAAAAAGAGGAGAAGACTACACCATCTTGCAAGCACTTTTCAGCATTGACATGCTGATTCTGTTCATAGCAACAACATTTGGTGCTGGCGGAGCATTAACAGCCATAGACAATTTAGGACAGATTGGACGCTCATTAGGGTACCCAAGAAAAAGCATTACAACATGCGTGTCCTTATTGAGCATATGGAACTACTTGGGAAGAGTAGTTGCAGGTTACGCCTCTGAAATATTCTTAACCAAATACAAACTCCCTCGTCCCTACATGCTCACTCTAGTTTTGCTTCTCTCTTGTGTTGGCCACATTCTGATAGCCATTGGTGCCCCAAACTCTCTCTACTTGGCTTCAGTGATTATAGGGTTCTGTTTGGGAGCTCAGTGGCCACTAATGTTTGCAATCATATCAGAAATATTTGGCCTCAAATACTACTCCACGTTGTTCAACTTTGGAGCCGTAGCAAGCCCTGTTGGGTCTTACATTCTGAACGTGAAAGTGGCTGGTGTTTTGTATGATAAAGAGGCTTTGAAACAGTTGAAGGCCAAAGGACTCACGAGAGAAGAAGGGAAGGACCTAACTTGCGTGGGAGTGCAATGCTATAAAATGGCTTTTATCATAATCACGGCTTCAACGCTGTTTGCATGCATTGTTTCGTTTGTTTTGGTGGTGAGGACTAGAAAATTTTACAAAGGGGATATCTATAGAAAGTTCAGAGTGGAACATGAAACAGGAGAGAATGAAATGGGGATCACTAAAACTCGTAATAGTCCTTCTGGTTGA